The window TGTATTCATTCCAAAAGCCACTGCTTTCTGCTGTTATTGGTAGGTTTGTTTGAGCACAACCTGTCATAACCGACATTAAAGCAACCAAACCAATAATTAGAACTATTCGTTTTTTCAAGCGTTTATCCTCCTCACTTCAAAAATGTTCATTTATTAATAAAGAAGAATCGAAAGATCCCCTGCTTTATTTTTTTGTTTAAATCAAACTGTTAGCCGCAGCTTACCTGGGACTCAAGACTTATTCATAAAATACACACTATTTTATCTTATCATCTTTTATTAGAAAGCGCTTTTAAATGTTTTCATTTTCCCTTTTGTTTTCAGGTATTCTGTTTAAAACTTTTGAAAGCTTTAAAAGATGAATAAGACTGCTTTTTATTTCATGAAATTCCATTTCAGCTGCTGGTTTCCTCGCAATAATGACATAATCATTCTCTTCTTTAATGAAATCCTTTAATTCAAAAAAGGATTGGCGAATTCGCCTCTTTATCCTATTACGCATAACGCTATTACCGATCTTTTTGCTGACTGAAAGGCCAATCCTAAACTTAGATTGTTCATTTTTCTTCAGAACATAAATAATAAACTGTCGGTTAGCAAAGGATTTTCCTTGCTTGAAAACAATTTGAAAATCTTTATTTTTTTTAATTCGAAATTTCTTTTTCAAAACATTACACCCTCAATCCCGGAAGGATCTATGTATAAAAAATAAAAAATAGCTAAAGGCGCTTAGCTTTTGACTATAGACAAGAGCTGATTGCGCCTGAAGCCAAACACTAGAAAGTTCAATATGAGAAAAAA of the Bacillus sp. 1NLA3E genome contains:
- the rnpA gene encoding ribonuclease P protein component, encoding MKKKFRIKKNKDFQIVFKQGKSFANRQFIIYVLKKNEQSKFRIGLSVSKKIGNSVMRNRIKRRIRQSFFELKDFIKEENDYVIIARKPAAEMEFHEIKSSLIHLLKLSKVLNRIPENKRENENI